The proteins below are encoded in one region of Sporosarcina sp. FSL K6-1508:
- a CDS encoding cysteine-rich CWC family protein — protein MAEKFDTAESYQCPICNENNNCCNSTNKSLAQCWCSGEFFPQAIFVLVPYDKLRKSCICKKYLDEFQG, from the coding sequence ATGGCAGAAAAATTCGATACAGCAGAAAGTTATCAATGTCCTATCTGTAATGAAAATAATAATTGCTGTAATTCCACTAATAAGTCCCTAGCTCAATGTTGGTGTAGTGGAGAATTCTTCCCACAAGCTATATTCGTGCTAGTACCTTATGATAAATTGAGAAAATCATGCATATGTAAAAAATATCTTGATGAGTTCCAGGGTTGA
- a CDS encoding DUF1801 domain-containing protein, translating into MYEQKTKETDNDVVEFIESVENLKKRADAYTLLEIFKETTGYEAKMWGPSIIGFGSYHYVYKTGHEGDAPLAGFSPRKAKTSLYFAPGDSERDALLAKFGKHTSGKACVYINKVEDIDTDVLKELITQSVTFLKTQYPDN; encoded by the coding sequence TTGTACGAACAAAAAACGAAGGAAACAGACAACGATGTCGTTGAATTTATTGAAAGTGTAGAAAATCTAAAAAAACGTGCGGATGCTTACACGTTACTCGAGATTTTTAAAGAGACGACTGGTTACGAAGCTAAAATGTGGGGACCAAGCATCATCGGCTTTGGATCGTATCATTATGTTTACAAAACAGGCCACGAAGGCGACGCACCGTTGGCAGGATTCTCCCCGCGTAAAGCAAAAACAAGTTTGTATTTTGCGCCCGGCGATAGCGAGCGAGATGCCTTGCTTGCGAAGTTTGGTAAACACACCTCTGGCAAAGCATGCGTGTATATTAACAAAGTTGAGGACATAGATACAGATGTATTAAAAGAACTAATTACTCAATCCGTTACATTTTTGAAAACACAATACCCCGATAACTAA
- a CDS encoding L-lactate MFS transporter, giving the protein MKGRKTKNRWLIAASAVGIHISIGSVYAWSNFTNPLIDQFGWSTSQVQLTFSIAILFLGLSAAFLGHFVEKYGPRKAGILAAICFGTGVIGAGFAVSASSLPLLYLFYGVLGGIGLGVGYIAPVSTLVKWFPDRRGLATGLAIMGFGFAAAISSPIMEALITSVGLKNTFYILGASYFLIMILSSLYLEKPEVGWAPAGFIEKVKAGKVEQKQDLAQLTANEAVKTKRFYYLWLMLFINVTCGIGILSAAKPLAIDSIGMTTVQAAALVGVLGIFNGAGRLGWAATSDYIGRQNTYTIFFVIQIFLFALLPFTTNVLLFQIMLAVIYTCYGGGFSTIPAYIADIFGTKQLGAIHGYILTAWSAAGLAGPMFAAWMKDTTGSYESSLLYFAGLFVVALVISILIRVDIRKVQLEGERPAIKPLKKVVSG; this is encoded by the coding sequence TTGAAGGGTAGGAAAACGAAGAACAGGTGGTTGATTGCCGCATCCGCAGTAGGTATTCATATTTCTATCGGATCTGTATACGCCTGGAGTAACTTTACTAATCCATTGATTGATCAGTTCGGATGGTCCACTAGTCAAGTGCAACTCACATTTAGTATAGCCATACTTTTTTTGGGTCTATCAGCAGCGTTTCTCGGTCATTTTGTCGAAAAATATGGGCCGAGGAAAGCAGGTATCTTAGCAGCCATTTGTTTTGGGACAGGTGTAATTGGTGCCGGATTCGCTGTAAGCGCTTCCTCGCTCCCGTTGCTTTATTTATTTTATGGGGTACTGGGAGGTATTGGACTTGGTGTCGGCTATATTGCGCCAGTATCTACCCTTGTAAAATGGTTTCCGGACCGGCGTGGACTCGCGACCGGCCTTGCAATCATGGGATTCGGTTTTGCCGCTGCCATTAGTAGCCCGATTATGGAAGCGCTTATTACTTCAGTTGGACTGAAAAACACATTTTATATACTGGGTGCATCTTACTTTTTAATTATGATTTTATCCTCCTTATATCTTGAAAAACCTGAGGTTGGCTGGGCGCCTGCCGGATTTATTGAAAAAGTGAAGGCTGGAAAAGTGGAACAAAAACAAGACTTGGCACAATTGACAGCGAATGAAGCAGTGAAAACAAAACGTTTTTACTATTTATGGCTAATGCTTTTTATTAATGTCACATGTGGCATCGGTATTTTATCAGCAGCAAAGCCGCTTGCGATTGATAGTATCGGCATGACAACTGTACAAGCTGCAGCGCTTGTCGGAGTCCTTGGGATCTTTAATGGAGCCGGGCGACTTGGATGGGCGGCTACTTCCGACTATATCGGCAGACAAAACACGTATACCATATTTTTTGTTATCCAAATCTTTTTGTTTGCGCTCTTGCCTTTCACCACAAATGTACTGCTATTTCAAATCATGCTCGCAGTCATTTATACGTGCTACGGCGGTGGTTTCTCAACCATTCCTGCATATATTGCTGACATTTTCGGAACGAAACAGCTTGGCGCAATCCATGGTTATATACTAACCGCTTGGTCGGCGGCAGGTCTCGCGGGTCCTATGTTCGCCGCATGGATGAAAGACACGACGGGTAGTTATGAAAGCAGCTTGCTCTATTTCGCTGGGTTGTTTGTCGTTGCCCTCGTTATTTCTATTTTAATCAGAGTTGATATTAGAAAAGTACAACTGGAAGGCGAAAGACCAGCAATTAAACCATTAAAGAAAGTTGTAAGTGGATAA
- the fdhD gene encoding formate dehydrogenase accessory sulfurtransferase FdhD: MEQDNKRTVIRYSNGHFKKKEDQIVVEHPVTIKINGQEFATIVCSPEYIGDMVVGFLASEGVIPNYKDIKDIVVQEELGIVHIKTDKMYPFYEKLLNKRYITSCCGMSRQGFVFANDALSVKRMMGTHIVLTPEDCFFLMRQMDQSASLFHQTGGVHNAALCTATGIVLSRMDIGRHNALDKIYGHCLKHAIPVRDKVIVFSGRISSEILLKVAKIGCEIVLSKSAPTELALTLAEELGITTVGFIRQNSFNLYTHPERIIVEENNASFHL; encoded by the coding sequence ATGGAACAAGATAACAAACGGACTGTTATTCGATATTCGAACGGACATTTCAAGAAAAAGGAAGATCAAATTGTAGTCGAACATCCTGTCACCATCAAAATTAATGGTCAAGAATTCGCAACCATCGTCTGCTCCCCCGAGTACATTGGAGACATGGTCGTCGGTTTTTTGGCGTCTGAGGGTGTCATTCCAAATTACAAAGATATTAAAGATATTGTGGTGCAAGAAGAATTGGGTATTGTGCACATTAAAACGGACAAGATGTATCCCTTTTACGAAAAGTTGTTGAATAAACGCTATATCACCTCTTGTTGCGGTATGAGCCGACAAGGATTTGTGTTCGCTAACGATGCTTTGTCTGTAAAAAGAATGATGGGAACTCACATAGTGCTTACCCCAGAAGATTGTTTCTTCTTAATGAGGCAGATGGATCAATCGGCAAGCTTGTTCCACCAAACCGGGGGTGTCCATAATGCGGCGCTCTGCACAGCTACTGGCATTGTTCTGTCAAGGATGGATATTGGAAGACATAATGCATTGGATAAAATTTACGGACATTGTCTAAAACATGCGATTCCAGTCAGAGACAAAGTAATTGTCTTCAGCGGCCGCATTTCATCGGAGATTTTATTGAAAGTCGCAAAAATCGGCTGTGAAATTGTTCTGTCAAAATCCGCGCCTACTGAATTGGCCCTAACACTTGCAGAAGAACTTGGAATTACGACCGTCGGATTTATACGGCAAAATTCCTTCAACCTGTATACCCATCCGGAACGGATCATTGTCGAAGAAAATAATGCTTCCTTTCATCTCTAA
- a CDS encoding DUF2294 domain-containing protein, whose translation MLKKTHEFNDIIRKLRKELFGKGPERIHTVFVDNMIISTLYGNLTPTETFIASTPEGKEMVHAARTRMIQEVYQKAPPEGMEELVGAKFIHLFSDIKLGDDIAVSVFLFDRPIDNKGGKADGTR comes from the coding sequence ATGTTGAAAAAAACACATGAATTTAATGATATTATCAGAAAGCTACGCAAAGAATTATTCGGAAAGGGGCCTGAAAGAATCCATACGGTTTTTGTTGACAATATGATTATCTCAACACTTTATGGAAACTTGACTCCTACCGAAACTTTTATCGCCAGTACACCGGAAGGTAAAGAAATGGTCCATGCTGCGAGGACTCGAATGATTCAGGAAGTCTATCAAAAAGCGCCACCAGAAGGAATGGAAGAACTTGTCGGCGCTAAATTTATCCACCTTTTCTCAGATATAAAACTCGGTGATGACATAGCTGTTTCGGTCTTCCTATTTGACAGACCAATTGACAACAAGGGAGGAAAGGCAGATGGAACAAGATAA
- the fdhF gene encoding formate dehydrogenase subunit alpha, translated as MPIKINGSNYDFVEGKTILEVINDHKISHPQICYLPEVDPIETCDTCIVEVDGRLLRACSTKAVSGMSIALSSTRAKEAQTEAMDRILENHLLYCTVCDNNNGNCKIHNTVDMMEIEHQKYPYEPKCTQESVDFTHPFYRYDPNQCIACGQCVEVCQNLQVNETLSIDWERDRPIVLWDEGAKINDSSCVGCGHCVTVCPCNALMEKSMLGEAGFMTGLKEEILTPMINLVKDVEPGYSGIMAISDAESAMRDTRTKKTKSVCTFCGVGCSFEVWTKDRKILKVQPVSDAPVNAISTCIKGKFGWDFVNSEERITTPLIRKGDTFVESSWEEALDLVALKLGTIKKEYGKDAVGIISSSKITNEENYVIQKLARQVFETNNVDNCSRYCQSPATDGLFRTVGMGGDAGTIKDIAKAGLVIIVGANPAEGHPVLATRIKRAHKLHGQKLIVADLRKNEMADRSDIFISPKQGTDQVWLMAVTKYMFDRGWHDQTFIDANVHYLDEFKEVLEKYTLDYAEEVCGVSKDMLIRTAEMIRDADGTCILWGMGVTQNTGGSDTSAAISNLLLVTGNYRRPGAGAYPLRGHNNVQGACDMGSLPGWLPGYQHVTDSEARQKFEKAYGVKIADKPGLDNIQMLHSVDDGIMRAMYVVGEDMALVDSNANYVHDVLAKLDFLVVQDIFFSRTAQYADVILPAVPSLEKDGTFTNTERRVQRLYKALPELGDARADWWIVQEIANRLGASWNYGHPSEIFAEMASLSPLFSQANYSVMEDWNSFLWGSLDGASTPLLYMDGFNFPDKKARFALSDWVKPVEFPVEYDLHINNGRLLEHFHEGNMTNKSDGIQEKVPEVFVEVSLELAKERGVLSGSIVRLISPYGALKLPALVTDRVKKNELFLPMNSVEKDSAINFLTGPAVDQRTNTPAYKQTKVRMEVIRKAGENPLPKSNHRNKERHPQNGVEVERKWARPGYLQLTEEKER; from the coding sequence ATGCCAATCAAGATTAACGGTTCCAATTATGACTTCGTGGAAGGCAAAACAATACTTGAAGTGATTAATGACCATAAAATTTCTCATCCGCAAATTTGTTACTTACCTGAAGTGGACCCAATTGAGACATGTGACACATGCATCGTGGAAGTGGATGGTCGTTTACTGCGGGCTTGTTCAACGAAAGCAGTTTCTGGAATGAGTATAGCTCTTTCTTCGACTCGTGCTAAAGAAGCCCAGACCGAAGCTATGGACCGCATTCTTGAGAATCATCTGCTGTATTGTACAGTATGCGACAACAACAATGGTAACTGTAAAATACATAACACAGTGGATATGATGGAAATCGAACATCAAAAATATCCGTATGAACCAAAATGTACACAGGAAAGTGTTGATTTCACACACCCATTTTATCGTTACGATCCAAATCAATGTATCGCTTGCGGTCAGTGTGTAGAAGTATGCCAAAACCTGCAAGTCAATGAAACCTTGTCGATTGATTGGGAGAGAGATCGTCCAATTGTTCTGTGGGATGAGGGAGCGAAAATCAATGATTCTTCCTGTGTAGGTTGCGGCCATTGTGTTACTGTATGCCCATGTAATGCACTGATGGAAAAATCAATGCTTGGTGAAGCTGGATTCATGACCGGACTAAAAGAGGAAATCCTGACACCGATGATTAATCTTGTCAAAGACGTGGAGCCGGGATACAGCGGAATTATGGCCATATCAGATGCTGAATCGGCAATGCGTGATACGAGGACGAAAAAAACGAAATCCGTTTGTACATTCTGCGGCGTTGGCTGTTCTTTTGAAGTATGGACAAAAGACCGTAAAATTTTAAAAGTCCAGCCTGTTTCTGATGCGCCAGTCAATGCGATTTCGACGTGTATAAAAGGGAAATTCGGTTGGGATTTCGTTAACAGTGAAGAACGAATTACGACACCACTTATCCGGAAAGGTGATACTTTTGTTGAATCCTCTTGGGAGGAAGCACTTGACCTTGTCGCTCTGAAACTTGGGACAATCAAAAAGGAGTATGGTAAAGACGCTGTTGGAATCATTTCCTCTTCTAAGATTACGAATGAGGAGAATTACGTGATTCAAAAGCTAGCCCGTCAAGTATTTGAAACGAATAACGTCGACAACTGTTCTCGTTATTGCCAGTCCCCGGCAACGGATGGCTTGTTCCGAACAGTCGGAATGGGAGGGGACGCTGGAACGATTAAAGATATTGCTAAAGCCGGACTCGTGATTATTGTCGGAGCTAACCCAGCTGAAGGCCATCCTGTACTTGCAACTCGCATAAAGCGAGCTCATAAATTGCATGGGCAAAAGCTAATTGTCGCTGATTTGAGAAAAAATGAAATGGCTGACCGTTCCGATATCTTTATAAGTCCGAAGCAAGGAACTGATCAAGTATGGCTCATGGCAGTAACAAAATACATGTTTGATAGGGGTTGGCATGATCAGACGTTTATAGATGCCAACGTACATTACTTGGACGAATTCAAAGAAGTGCTTGAAAAATATACACTTGACTATGCTGAAGAAGTTTGTGGTGTTTCAAAGGATATGCTGATCAGGACGGCGGAAATGATTCGTGATGCTGACGGTACTTGTATTTTATGGGGAATGGGTGTCACGCAAAATACCGGCGGATCGGATACTTCCGCCGCGATATCCAATTTGTTGCTTGTAACGGGTAACTATCGTCGTCCCGGTGCAGGAGCCTATCCGCTCCGCGGGCATAATAACGTACAAGGCGCGTGTGATATGGGTTCGCTACCAGGATGGCTTCCCGGTTATCAGCACGTCACTGATAGCGAGGCGCGGCAGAAATTCGAAAAGGCATACGGTGTGAAAATCGCTGATAAACCTGGGCTTGATAATATTCAAATGCTTCATTCTGTTGACGATGGAATCATGAGAGCGATGTATGTTGTGGGTGAGGACATGGCGCTCGTCGATTCCAATGCGAACTACGTACATGATGTCTTGGCTAAACTAGACTTTCTCGTTGTACAGGATATTTTCTTTTCTAGAACAGCACAATATGCGGATGTCATTCTACCGGCGGTTCCCTCTCTTGAAAAGGATGGCACTTTTACAAATACGGAAAGACGCGTGCAACGGTTATACAAAGCACTCCCAGAATTAGGCGACGCACGGGCGGACTGGTGGATTGTACAGGAAATCGCTAACCGTCTCGGTGCAAGCTGGAACTATGGGCATCCGAGTGAAATTTTTGCGGAAATGGCAAGTCTTTCACCGTTATTCAGTCAAGCGAATTATAGCGTGATGGAAGATTGGAACAGCTTCTTATGGGGCAGTTTAGATGGTGCCAGCACACCGCTCCTGTATATGGATGGATTTAATTTCCCAGATAAGAAAGCACGCTTTGCTCTTTCTGACTGGGTCAAACCTGTAGAGTTTCCTGTAGAATATGATCTCCATATCAATAACGGTCGCTTACTTGAACATTTTCATGAAGGCAATATGACGAATAAATCGGACGGGATCCAGGAGAAAGTGCCGGAGGTTTTCGTAGAGGTTTCGTTGGAACTTGCGAAAGAACGCGGTGTGCTAAGCGGCTCAATTGTACGCCTAATATCTCCGTACGGAGCATTAAAGCTGCCAGCGCTCGTAACGGATCGAGTAAAGAAAAACGAGTTATTCTTACCGATGAACTCAGTAGAAAAAGATTCGGCTATTAACTTCTTGACCGGCCCGGCTGTCGATCAGCGCACGAATACACCTGCTTATAAACAGACGAAGGTACGAATGGAAGTGATTCGAAAAGCGGGTGAGAATCCATTACCAAAGTCTAACCATCGTAATAAAGAGCGCCACCCGCAAAATGGTGTAGAAGTGGAGCGGAAATGGGCGCGCCCTGGATATCTGCAACTTACTGAAGAGAAAGAAAGGTGA
- a CDS encoding DUF1641 domain-containing protein: MAVPITSIKKKELTQEEIKQKKLKELQSLIAEQEQALNKILKITGELDGAGVFDALKAMIQAKNEIAKIAVDQASRDPVTNLINHVLNATSVISSIDPDVTGKLAKSVKSGLHEAELYRGNEQRVSIFQLMTALNDPDTNRAVKFGLDFLKGMGKELGEEN; this comes from the coding sequence ATGGCAGTGCCGATTACTTCGATTAAGAAGAAGGAACTGACACAAGAAGAAATCAAACAGAAAAAACTGAAGGAACTGCAGTCATTGATTGCTGAGCAAGAACAGGCACTCAATAAAATACTGAAAATTACCGGTGAATTGGATGGCGCTGGAGTTTTCGACGCACTGAAAGCGATGATACAAGCTAAAAATGAAATCGCTAAAATTGCGGTAGACCAAGCGTCGCGCGACCCAGTGACCAATCTAATCAACCATGTATTAAATGCAACCAGTGTAATTTCATCCATTGATCCTGATGTTACCGGGAAACTTGCGAAGAGTGTCAAAAGCGGACTTCATGAAGCAGAACTTTATAGGGGCAATGAGCAAAGAGTAAGCATTTTTCAATTGATGACTGCTCTGAACGATCCTGATACAAACCGTGCTGTGAAGTTTGGATTAGATTTCCTGAAAGGAATGGGGAAAGAGTTAGGTGAGGAAAACTAG
- a CDS encoding DUF1540 domain-containing protein, which translates to MAQEILCEVNNCKYWGSGNKCKANSIYVVSQKGKQATSSEETDCKTFVPRD; encoded by the coding sequence ATGGCTCAGGAAATTCTTTGTGAAGTGAATAACTGTAAGTATTGGGGATCCGGAAACAAATGTAAGGCAAACTCCATTTACGTAGTCAGTCAAAAGGGCAAACAAGCAACCAGTAGTGAAGAAACGGATTGTAAAACATTTGTCCCTAGAGATTGA
- the purU gene encoding formyltetrahydrofolate deformylase, with protein MKRKVEMKLEQQRNQKENRGRLLVKCPDKPGIVSTLSTFLLNHDSNIIESSQYSNDPENGTFFIRMEFHCENLMKKAEQIEIDFEAIAATHSMDYHFAYESERKKTAIFVSKEPHCLMELLWEWQSGDLDTDIVVVISNHEDARELVESLGIPFHYIPANKDIRKQVEQEQIRLMEEYDVDLLVLARYMQILTSDFVSRFQHQIINIHHSFLPAFIGARPYERAYERGVKLIGATSHYVTNDLDEGPIIEQDIERVGHRDNVTDLKKIGSRIERRVLAKAVKWHLENRIIVEDNKTIVFQ; from the coding sequence ATTAAAAGAAAAGTGGAAATGAAATTAGAGCAACAGAGGAATCAAAAAGAAAATCGGGGACGATTGTTAGTGAAGTGTCCGGATAAACCAGGAATTGTATCGACTTTGTCGACATTTTTACTTAATCACGATTCGAATATCATCGAATCAAGTCAGTATTCAAATGATCCCGAAAATGGCACCTTTTTTATTCGAATGGAGTTTCACTGTGAAAATCTGATGAAAAAGGCCGAGCAAATAGAAATAGATTTTGAGGCTATCGCCGCAACTCATTCGATGGATTACCATTTCGCTTATGAAAGTGAGCGAAAAAAAACAGCTATTTTTGTTTCAAAAGAACCACATTGTTTAATGGAGCTTTTGTGGGAATGGCAAAGCGGGGACCTTGACACAGATATAGTCGTAGTTATTAGTAACCATGAGGATGCACGGGAGTTGGTCGAATCTTTAGGGATTCCTTTCCATTATATTCCCGCCAATAAGGACATCCGAAAACAAGTAGAACAAGAACAGATTCGATTGATGGAAGAATATGATGTTGATTTATTGGTTTTAGCTCGTTATATGCAAATTCTTACGTCTGATTTTGTCAGCCGTTTTCAGCATCAAATCATCAATATTCATCACTCTTTCTTACCGGCATTTATTGGAGCCCGGCCATATGAGCGTGCATATGAACGCGGTGTGAAATTGATTGGTGCGACGTCCCATTATGTAACAAACGATCTTGATGAAGGCCCAATAATTGAACAAGATATCGAACGGGTGGGTCACCGTGATAACGTAACTGACTTGAAAAAAATCGGCAGCCGAATTGAGCGGCGTGTACTTGCAAAGGCCGTAAAGTGGCATCTTGAAAATCGCATTATTGTAGAAGATAACAAAACGATTGTGTTTCAGTAA
- a CDS encoding collagen-like protein, producing the protein MFEDQFPVPHNPNNTELPFGQPHYPKSQEQTQQTKQGAAPTNPPPSVVPKQQAGSFSIDPGALRGCLYHDTYLRLVNRTSFWFHPTYIDYITTTGFKWDGYAWIPWRIDLDRIASFQCT; encoded by the coding sequence TTGTTTGAGGATCAATTTCCAGTCCCGCATAATCCTAATAACACAGAATTACCCTTTGGACAGCCACATTATCCAAAAAGCCAAGAACAAACCCAACAGACGAAACAAGGTGCTGCACCGACTAATCCACCGCCATCTGTGGTGCCAAAACAACAAGCGGGATCATTTTCTATAGATCCAGGCGCGCTACGGGGTTGTTTATATCACGATACCTATCTCCGGCTCGTAAACCGGACTTCTTTTTGGTTTCATCCAACGTACATCGATTATATTACGACAACGGGGTTTAAATGGGATGGCTATGCATGGATTCCTTGGAGAATCGACTTGGATAGAATCGCATCTTTTCAATGCACGTAG
- a CDS encoding phosphocarrier protein HPr yields the protein MVEKQFTVTDANGIHARPASILVSTANKFQSEISLVHNEKNVNLKSILGVMSLGIGLGEEFKIRAEGTDEQDALDGLEEALKNGGLTN from the coding sequence ATGGTTGAAAAACAATTTACAGTTACAGATGCGAATGGAATTCATGCACGCCCCGCTTCAATATTAGTGAGTACAGCAAACAAGTTTCAATCCGAAATAAGTTTGGTCCACAACGAGAAAAATGTCAATTTAAAATCAATTTTGGGTGTAATGTCTCTAGGTATCGGACTAGGCGAAGAGTTTAAGATCAGAGCTGAAGGAACCGATGAACAGGATGCACTTGATGGTCTTGAAGAAGCGTTGAAAAACGGAGGTCTGACTAATTAA
- the ptsP gene encoding phosphoenolpyruvate--protein phosphotransferase has product MSLLHGISASNGIAIAKAYRFVEPDLSFSKKTVEDIPEEIARFHSALSISKSELEVIRDTAEKELGTDEAAIFNAHILVLIDPELVTAIGDKIKSDKVNAEYALKETTDMFIMMFEQMDNEYMRERAADIRDVTKRVLSHLLNVEIINPSMITEEVVIIAEDLTPSDTAQLNRKFVKGFTTNIGGKTSHSAIMARTLEIPAVVGTKEATKCIKDGDIVIVDGFNGQVHINPTSEVIATYENEQVKFEQQKAEWAKLVNEKTTTADKHHVELAANIGTPEDLEGVINNGGEGIGLYRTEFLYMGRNQLPTEEEQFEAYKKVLQGMSDKPVVVRTLDVGGDKELPYLNLPKEMNPFLGLRAIRLCLQEQAIFRTQLRALLRASVFGNLKIMFPMIATLDEFRQAKAVLEEEKQELLNNNINVANTIEVGIMVEIPSTAILADQFAKEVDFFSIGTNDLIQYTMAADRMNEHVAYLYQPYNPAILRLVKMVIDAAHNEGKWTGMCGEMAGDEIAIPLLLGLGLDEFSMSATSILKARAQLLQLKKSDMVELANEALQMATADEVVRAVKARSNL; this is encoded by the coding sequence ATGAGCTTACTACATGGGATTTCTGCGTCAAACGGAATTGCGATAGCTAAAGCATATCGTTTTGTTGAACCAGATTTATCTTTTAGCAAAAAAACTGTTGAAGATATTCCAGAAGAAATTGCACGTTTTCATTCTGCTCTCTCTATCTCAAAGAGTGAGTTGGAAGTGATTCGTGATACTGCTGAAAAAGAACTTGGTACAGATGAAGCAGCAATCTTTAATGCTCATATATTAGTTTTAATTGACCCTGAGTTAGTTACAGCAATTGGAGATAAAATTAAGTCAGATAAAGTGAATGCTGAATATGCACTTAAAGAAACGACAGATATGTTTATAATGATGTTTGAGCAAATGGATAATGAATATATGAGGGAAAGAGCAGCAGACATTCGTGATGTTACGAAACGCGTGCTGTCTCACTTGCTAAATGTTGAAATTATCAACCCAAGTATGATTACTGAAGAAGTAGTTATTATTGCCGAAGATTTAACACCCTCAGACACTGCCCAGTTAAATCGTAAGTTTGTAAAAGGTTTTACAACAAATATCGGTGGGAAAACATCACATTCAGCGATTATGGCACGTACATTGGAAATTCCTGCAGTTGTTGGAACAAAGGAAGCAACGAAGTGTATCAAAGATGGTGATATTGTCATTGTTGATGGATTTAATGGACAGGTACATATTAACCCCACTTCAGAAGTCATTGCTACATATGAAAATGAACAAGTAAAGTTCGAGCAACAAAAGGCGGAATGGGCAAAGTTAGTGAATGAAAAAACAACTACCGCAGATAAACATCATGTTGAATTAGCCGCAAATATCGGCACCCCTGAAGACTTAGAGGGAGTCATTAATAATGGCGGGGAAGGGATTGGTCTATACAGAACCGAGTTTTTGTATATGGGCAGAAACCAGCTCCCAACCGAGGAAGAGCAATTTGAGGCTTATAAAAAAGTTCTACAAGGAATGTCAGATAAGCCGGTGGTTGTACGTACCCTTGATGTAGGCGGGGATAAAGAACTCCCTTATTTAAATCTCCCTAAAGAAATGAATCCATTCCTAGGTTTACGTGCAATTAGGTTGTGTCTACAAGAGCAGGCTATTTTCCGAACACAGTTAAGAGCACTTTTACGGGCAAGTGTATTTGGAAATCTGAAAATCATGTTCCCTATGATTGCTACTCTCGATGAATTCAGACAAGCGAAAGCCGTTTTAGAGGAAGAGAAACAAGAACTTCTAAACAATAATATAAATGTCGCGAATACTATTGAGGTCGGCATCATGGTGGAAATTCCTTCTACTGCAATTTTAGCGGATCAGTTTGCGAAAGAAGTTGACTTCTTTAGTATTGGAACAAACGATTTGATCCAATATACGATGGCTGCTGATCGTATGAATGAACATGTTGCCTATTTATATCAACCTTATAATCCGGCAATTCTTCGTTTAGTTAAAATGGTCATTGACGCTGCACATAATGAAGGGAAATGGACTGGAATGTGCGGGGAGATGGCTGGAGATGAGATTGCCATTCCTTTATTACTAGGTCTTGGTCTCGATGAATTCTCGATGAGTGCCACGTCAATTTTAAAGGCACGCGCACAACTCCTACAATTGAAGAAGTCCGATATGGTGGAGCTTGCAAATGAAGCACTTCAGATGGCGACTGCTGACGAAGTAGTCCGCGCGGTTAAGGCACGCAGTAACTTATAA